Below is a genomic region from Brucella sp. BE17.
GCGCTCCTTCAAATATGCTGCAAGCGCACGCGGAAGACGCTCACCCAGCACCGTGGTGCTACGTTCAAACTCGGCAAAGCGCCGTTGCAAAAGTCGCGGCGACAATTGCCGTGCATGTCCTTCAAAATGCACCCGCTTTTTCTGCGTATTGACCAACAGTCCACGCGAAAGCCGCGATGCCGCCTCATCGAAACGGCGGCGCGGCAACGCCAGTAGTTGATCGACGGAGGGCAGCGCACGGCTTGCCGATCGGTACGACTGCCGCTTGAGATCAATAAATCGCGACATGGCACCCGAAAGCCTTGCCGACTGCCCTGCGAGCGTCGCCACAAGATCGCCCTTGACCGGAACCGCCATTTCGGCCGCTCCCGTAGGCGTGGGTGCACGAATATCGGCGGCAAGATCGATCAGTGTCCAGTCCGTTTCATGACCGACCGCCGAAATCACCGGAATATGAGAAGCCGCGACGGACCGAACCACGATCTCGTCATTAAAACCCCACAGGTCCTCAAGACTACCGCCGCCGCGTGCTACGATCAGCACATCCGGCTTGGGGATCGGACCATCATCGGCAAGGGCATTGAAACCATCGACTGCATTAGCCACTTCCGCGCCGCTGGTTTCTCCCTGCACGCGCACCGGCCAGACAACGACATGCAGCGGATAGCGATCGGCAATACGATGGATGATATCGCGGATCACAGCGCCCGTCGGCGATGTCACCACGCCGATCACCTTGGGCATGAAAGGTATAAGCTGTTTTGCAGCCGGATCGAACAGACCTTCCGCTGCAAGGCGACGCTTTCGCTCTTCCAGAAGCGCCATCAGCGCACCCGCACCGGCCGGTTCCATCTGCTCAATGACGATCTGATATTTGGACGACCCGGGATAGGTGGTGAGCTTGCCGGTGGCAATCACCTCCATGCCCTCCTCGGGACGAAAGCGCAACCGGCTCATCGTGCCGCGCCAGATCACCGCCTCAAGTCGTGCACGGTCATCTTTGAGTGCAAAATAGGCGTGACCGGAAGAATGCGGGCCCCGATAGCCTGAAATCTCGCCACGCACCCGCACATGACCAAACGTATCCTCAACCGTACGCTTCAGGGCGCCGGAAATCTCAGAAACGCTATATTCGGCGACATTGGAATCGCCGGTAAGTCTCGAATCGGAACCCATGCTCATCCCATCATAGGTCATCAGCCGTGATGGCTGGTCAAGAAGACGATCAAAAAAATAAGGCTTTTCATTACCATCCGGGCAGCAATTCGTTGGTGCGGACCCGCCTTGTACGGACAGAGGAAAACGAAGACATTTCCCCTGAAGACACAGTACCCGTCAAGCCTGCCTGCTGCGGCGTGGACATATTATCGAGGCTTTCAACGATATGCTGCGCCAATGCGTCCACAATCGCATTCTGCTTGGCATGTCCGCGCATGATGCCGATACCGAATTGCGGCAGCGTACCAAAGCCTTCCGATTGACCCAAAATCCGCATACCGGGCCGCAGGGCGCATTCGGGCAGAACTGAAACGGCAAGTCCTGAAAGAACAGCCGCTGCCAAGACGGTCGCCGACCAGCTCGTGATGATGATGCGATAGTCGCGCTTCGCACCTTCCAGCACATCGATTGCAGCATGGCGCCAGATACAGGTGGGACGCCCTACGGCCAAAGGCAGCATCGCTTCCTCATGTACACCATGATTGGTTGAACTGACCCATAACAGCGGTTCGGTGCGCACCACCTCGGAACGGCGTTTCTCGTCACACTGGGTGACCAGCGCGATATCGAGTGTGCCTCGGCGGATCATCTCGTCCAGATTGACTGTCGGCTCACAAACAACAGACAATTCCACGCGCGGATTGGATCGCGCAAAACGCGCCATGATTTCAGGCAGAAAACGATCCGCATAATCATCGGGCGTACCGATACGCACGTGCCCTTCGAGCTGCGTATCATCAAATGCGGCGATGGTTTCGCCGTTCAGCTGCAGCATCCGCCGCGCATAGAGCAGCAACCGCTCACCATCCTCTGTCAAGCGATTCAGCCGCCCGTCGCGTTCGAACAGCGGCTTGCCAATGCGTTCTTCGAGCCTACGCATCTGCATGGAAACCGCCGATTGTGTCTTGAAGACCATATCTGCGGCCCGGGTAAAACTGCCCCTGTCCGCTATCGCAATAAGGGTCTGTAGCTGGTCAAGATCAAGAGGCGCGCTCATGGACGATATCCATCATTATTATTGAACGGTTATATTAAAAACATTCGTTGGAATAATCAATCGGTCTGCCGGATAAGGATTGCGACAATAATGCTTTATCCCGCTTATGAAAGGGCAGCGGTATGACAGTGATCGATGAGACATTGACCATTCCATCGCCAACAACCTTTTCCAAGCCATCGGTGGTGTCGCGGTTGGGAAGAGAGGCTTTTGATGTGGCTATAAATTGCTGGTACCGCTTTCTCAACCGCCGCCATATTGAGCGTCTTGATGCGCTTGATGATTATCTGCTGAGTGATCTGGGATTGCATCGCGGCCATCTTCTTACGGCACGCCATCATCGCGGCGCGGAAAACCAGACACAGCTTTTGCGCAAGCTTGCCGGTGCGCAAAGGCGGACGCAAGCATCCGGCTCATCTGCTGACGTTTTATGCCTCTAGGACGAGCCATTTCAGACATCTGATCCGGCCATCAAAGCAACACCTGGCAGCCGCCACCTTCATGCCGAGCCCCCTCTCGGTCAGCCTGCCCCTTGCCCGGCCCGCGTCTGCGCTGGCCGGGCTTTTTTTAGGTCATTGCTGGCTCGTCTTGCAATCCTTGATCATGGAATGGCAGATGATCAAGATCGCCATAATTTTTTCTTGCCAAGGGGGGTTGCGTTCAGGGTTCGAGTTCGCTAGATGGATGCCGACGCGAGCAACTTTAAACAGTTGCCGTCTTGCAAATCCTTCTTATATGAACCATTTGCAACCTCTGCTGGGGAATAGTTTAAGGGTAGAACAGCGGACTCTGACTCCGCTAGTCTTGGTTCGAATCCAGGTTCCCCAGCCATCTTCTTTTCTGTTTATTTTCAATATTTTAGCTGATCGATTCTTCACACCCACGGATCAGTTTTCTGCATTACTTTTCTGACTGAGGCTATTCAAGCCCGGTGGCCATGCATCTCTCCAGGGTTGTTGCGCGAGGAACGGGGCATATCACAGTT
It encodes:
- a CDS encoding LysR substrate-binding domain-containing protein; translated protein: MSAPLDLDQLQTLIAIADRGSFTRAADMVFKTQSAVSMQMRRLEERIGKPLFERDGRLNRLTEDGERLLLYARRMLQLNGETIAAFDDTQLEGHVRIGTPDDYADRFLPEIMARFARSNPRVELSVVCEPTVNLDEMIRRGTLDIALVTQCDEKRRSEVVRTEPLLWVSSTNHGVHEEAMLPLAVGRPTCIWRHAAIDVLEGAKRDYRIIITSWSATVLAAAVLSGLAVSVLPECALRPGMRILGQSEGFGTLPQFGIGIMRGHAKQNAIVDALAQHIVESLDNMSTPQQAGLTGTVSSGEMSSFSSVRTRRVRTNELLPGW